GCTTAGTCGCTTTGGAAAGAGGGACATCATTTATTTAACTTGCATACATAAAACATGGTATGAAAGCTTATAAAGAAACGTTTTTACTTTTGCACTGCCCATCGGAAACGCACTCGCTTGAAGCGCTCAATCTTTTGAAAAGTCACTTCCCGCAACACTTCTCATCCAAAGGCTGCCCGCCATACTGCGTAGCAGGGTACCCTCCAACTCTATACAATTAGATTATGCTAGGTATAACTGATGTTAAAGCTACTTGGGTTTATGAGTTTTATACACAAAAGCGTGATCAGATCTTTTACTAAGGAAGTGGGTGGCTCTTAAAAGAGCCTTTGGGTTTCTGTCGAACGGTCCCAGGCAGAAGGGCGCCCAGCTCACTTTGAGCTGGTGTACTTGGTGACGGCCTTGGTGCCCTCGGAGACGGCGTGCTTGGCCAGCTCTCCGGGCAGCAGGAGTCTCACGGCGGTCTGGATCTCCCGGGAGGTGATGGTGGAGCGCTTGTTGTAATGCGCCAGGCGGGAAGCCTCGGCCGCGATGCGCTCGAATATATCATTGACGAAGGAATTCATGATGCTCATGGCCTTGGACGAGATGCCCGTGTCCGGGTGCACCTGCTTGAGCACCTTGTAGACGTAGATGGAGTAGCTCTCCTTGCGGCTCTTCTTGCGCTTCTTGTCACCCTTCTTTTGGGTCTTGGTGATGGCCTTCTTGGAGCCCTTCTTCGCCGCGGGAGCGGACTTGGCTGGCTCAGGCATCTTCAACAGTCAGATTACAACTACCGTACAGGACAAGCAGTAAAAGAATGAGGGTGCGGAATTCGCCCTCGCTCTATTTATAGGCTGGATAATGCAAATGAAGTTTCCAATGTTGTTAGTTACCATTGGATGAGAAGTACGCTACCCTTACGCTATTGGAAGAGAGCATATGCATTTCAAATCTCGCGCTGCAATTGGGTGTTTTAAAGAAACGTTTCTTATTGGCCGTTTTTAAGAACTGTTAATTCTCATTGGCTGAAGGCAGCACCATTTTGAGAGCAGCCCAATCCCGTTTCCCGCTTCTTTGGCACAGTGGCACTTGCTATCAGACCCCGACCTTTTCTCAttatctagggcaggggtcagcaaagtttttcagcagggggccggtccactgtctctcagaccttgtggggggccagactatattttgaaaaaaaaaatgaattcctatgccccacaaataacccagagatgcattttaaataaatgcacacattctactcatgtttatacaccaggcaggccccacaaataacccagagatgcattttaaataaaagaacacattatactcatgtaaaaacatgctgattcccagaccgtccacaggccagatatagaaggcaattgggccgcatccggcccccgggccttagtttgggaacccctgatctagggaGCTTTCTGCCCTGTTCTATGTTGCATACGGGGACAAAAATGTAAATTGGCAAAGTGCTGTTAAAAGTTGACTAACTGAAATGTACTTTCATACCCTAGTAAGAGCTTGCACTACATCTACACGGCCCCCAGGAAGGAAAGAGAATACTTGAGATTTAAATAAGGGAAAATGCTCAGATGTTCAGAGGTTAAGTTCAAAAATAAAGCCGaaatagctcagttgggagaGCGTTAGACTGAAGATCTAAAGGTCCCTGGTTCGATCCCGGGTTTCGgcagttttttttttgcttttggttCCATTTGCTGAACGTTCAATTTCCTAGtactatactgtattttatgaagTTTTTACCGTTAGCTTGAGTGTTCCTAAATTTTCTGCGTTAATGTCTTACTTCTGCCAAAAGAAATACACCCAGAAATTGCCCATTTAAACGCAGACAAACGGTTGAAAATGCCTGGAGGTGTGTGTTTAAGTACAGAATATTTTAGTTCAGTTTTCCTTCTGCAACTTTTGTGGTGAAACTACCAAATTAAAGATTTACAACCTAATGCACGTCTTCAATCTCGAGTCCAGTAAATTTAGCTGCAAGCATATTTTCCTACCTTACAATAAATTGCTTAAAATCGTGCTGCA
The window above is part of the Zootoca vivipara chromosome 13, rZooViv1.1, whole genome shotgun sequence genome. Proteins encoded here:
- the LOC118094842 gene encoding histone H2B 1/2/3/4/6-like, whose amino-acid sequence is MPEPAKSAPAAKKGSKKAITKTQKKGDKKRKKSRKESYSIYVYKVLKQVHPDTGISSKAMSIMNSFVNDIFERIAAEASRLAHYNKRSTITSREIQTAVRLLLPGELAKHAVSEGTKAVTKYTSSK